The proteins below are encoded in one region of Apostichopus japonicus isolate 1M-3 chromosome 4, ASM3797524v1, whole genome shotgun sequence:
- the LOC139966366 gene encoding carbohydrate sulfotransferase 15-like isoform X2 yields MDSIGFVGHLTLQQRWYKPMWMIALLLCCFGISILSVRYDQFGTPVQTIKYLPIKVTDQIRSSNYTTDTITVVHESHLNTKQPTSIQNLLNRSGWQLNSTISSALRQLSLGYYRNPADIKKKSSSRPIPHGLKKLRPLIFKHVPEFLPDYKNPCYQTAGTNSKMICLPYFFLLGNPKCGTTDIFARINGHPDIFGKFKEMHWWTRTSKSTRMQDLQIYSSKFILKGIIAARRSATGSAETAIVGDGSASTFWDNEGWETFYPQHYESGPPYVAADLIHHFLPSAKLIVSFRDPTARLYSGYLFFNRPGKPGKPTGVKTSPEDFHKRVVAELEIFNNCTSHRSIRSCVYTQHKYLSRVRVSLYIVPLLDWLRVYPREQLYIIKLEEWHQQCNRILAEVYHFLEIRKLSVNKIDEICSQEIKNEYHQKTNSGPMLNSTREILRNFYRPYVLELASVLNDTRFLWDYLES; encoded by the exons ATGGATTCTATTGGTTTTGTTGGGCACCTAACCTTGCAACAGAGGTGGTATAAACCCATGTGG ATGATAGCATTGCTACTGTGTTGCTTTGGAATATCAATTCTCTCTGTGAGGTATGATCAATTCGGGACACCCGTGCAAACAATCAAATACTTACCGATCAAAGTGACAGATCAAATTAGAAGTTCAAATTACACTACAGACACTATAACTGTAGTACACGAATCGCATTTGAATACAAAGCAGCCAACATCTATCCAAAATCTTTTAAATAGAAGCGGTTGGCAGCTTAATTCTACGATATCATCTGCATTACGTCAACTGTCACTAGGTTACTACAGAAACCCTGCAGATATCAAGAAAAAATCCTCATCTCGTCCGATACCTCACGGTCTGAAAAAGCTCCGTCCATTG ATTTTCAAACATGTCCCAGAGTTCTTGCCAGATTATAAAAATCCTTGTTACCAGACTGCAGGCACAAATTCAAAAATGATTTGTCTACCATATTTTTTTCTACTCGGCAATCCCAAATGTGGAACCACCGATATTTTTGCCCGGATAAACGGCCATCCAGACATTTTCGGCAAATTCAAAGAAATGCATTGGTGGACTCGAACTAGCAAATCAACAC GTATGCAAGATTTACAGATCTACTCGTCCAAGTTTATTTTGAAAGGGATTATCGCAGCTCGAAGATCCGCTACAGGGTCAGCCGAGACAGCTATTGTTG GAGACGGATCGGCTTCAACATTTTGGGATAACGAAGGATGGGAAACCTTTTATCCGCAGCATTATGAAAGTGGACCACCTTACGTCGCAGCTGACCTCATACATCACTTTCTACCAAGTGCAAAACTTATTGTATCTTTTAGAGATCCAACAGCACG ATTATATTCAGGTTATCTGTTTTTCAACCGACCGGGAAAACCGGGAAAACCGACAGGGGTGAAAACTTCCCCGGAAGATTTTCATAAAAGAGTGGTCGCCGAATTGGAAATCTTTAACAACTGTACCTCACATCGTTCTATTCGTTCATGTGTCTACACTCAACATAAATACCTATCG AGGGTGCGTGTCAGCCTGTATATTGTACCTCTACTTGACTGGTTGAGAGTCTACCCTAGAGAACAGCTCTATATTATTAAACTGGAAGAATGGCACCAGCAGTGTAATCGAATTTTAGCAGAAGTTTATCATTTTCTAGAAATAA GAAAGCTGTCGGTAAATAAAATTGACGAAATATGCAGCCAAGAAATCAAGAATGAATACCACCAGAAAACGAACTCTGGACCAATGTTGAACTCAACTCGAGAGATTTTACGAAATTTCTATCGACCATACGTTCTCGAGCTAGCATCCGTATTGAATGATACGCGATTTCTATGGGATTATTTAGAATCCTAA
- the LOC139966366 gene encoding carbohydrate sulfotransferase 15-like isoform X1 has translation MSLYISKIMDSTGFVGHLSLQQRWYKPLWMIALLLCCFGISILSVRYDQFGTPVQTIKYLPIKVTDQIRSSNYTTDTITVVHESHLNTKQPTSIQNLLNRSGWQLNSTISSALRQLSLGYYRNPADIKKKSSSRPIPHGLKKLRPLIFKHVPEFLPDYKNPCYQTAGTNSKMICLPYFFLLGNPKCGTTDIFARINGHPDIFGKFKEMHWWTRTSKSTRMQDLQIYSSKFILKGIIAARRSATGSAETAIVGDGSASTFWDNEGWETFYPQHYESGPPYVAADLIHHFLPSAKLIVSFRDPTARLYSGYLFFNRPGKPGKPTGVKTSPEDFHKRVVAELEIFNNCTSHRSIRSCVYTQHKYLSRVRVSLYIVPLLDWLRVYPREQLYIIKLEEWHQQCNRILAEVYHFLEIRKLSVNKIDEICSQEIKNEYHQKTNSGPMLNSTREILRNFYRPYVLELASVLNDTRFLWDYLES, from the exons ATGTCACTgtatatttccaaaattatggATTCTACCGGTTTTGTTGGGCACCTATCCTTGCAACAAAGGTGGTATAAACCTTTGTGG ATGATAGCATTGCTACTGTGTTGCTTTGGAATATCAATTCTCTCTGTGAGGTATGATCAATTCGGGACACCCGTGCAAACAATCAAATACTTACCGATCAAAGTGACAGATCAAATTAGAAGTTCAAATTACACTACAGACACTATAACTGTAGTACACGAATCGCATTTGAATACAAAGCAGCCAACATCTATCCAAAATCTTTTAAATAGAAGCGGTTGGCAGCTTAATTCTACGATATCATCTGCATTACGTCAACTGTCACTAGGTTACTACAGAAACCCTGCAGATATCAAGAAAAAATCCTCATCTCGTCCGATACCTCACGGTCTGAAAAAGCTCCGTCCATTG ATTTTCAAACATGTCCCAGAGTTCTTGCCAGATTATAAAAATCCTTGTTACCAGACTGCAGGCACAAATTCAAAAATGATTTGTCTACCATATTTTTTTCTACTCGGCAATCCCAAATGTGGAACCACCGATATTTTTGCCCGGATAAACGGCCATCCAGACATTTTCGGCAAATTCAAAGAAATGCATTGGTGGACTCGAACTAGCAAATCAACAC GTATGCAAGATTTACAGATCTACTCGTCCAAGTTTATTTTGAAAGGGATTATCGCAGCTCGAAGATCCGCTACAGGGTCAGCCGAGACAGCTATTGTTG GAGACGGATCGGCTTCAACATTTTGGGATAACGAAGGATGGGAAACCTTTTATCCGCAGCATTATGAAAGTGGACCACCTTACGTCGCAGCTGACCTCATACATCACTTTCTACCAAGTGCAAAACTTATTGTATCTTTTAGAGATCCAACAGCACG ATTATATTCAGGTTATCTGTTTTTCAACCGACCGGGAAAACCGGGAAAACCGACAGGGGTGAAAACTTCCCCGGAAGATTTTCATAAAAGAGTGGTCGCCGAATTGGAAATCTTTAACAACTGTACCTCACATCGTTCTATTCGTTCATGTGTCTACACTCAACATAAATACCTATCG AGGGTGCGTGTCAGCCTGTATATTGTACCTCTACTTGACTGGTTGAGAGTCTACCCTAGAGAACAGCTCTATATTATTAAACTGGAAGAATGGCACCAGCAGTGTAATCGAATTTTAGCAGAAGTTTATCATTTTCTAGAAATAA GAAAGCTGTCGGTAAATAAAATTGACGAAATATGCAGCCAAGAAATCAAGAATGAATACCACCAGAAAACGAACTCTGGACCAATGTTGAACTCAACTCGAGAGATTTTACGAAATTTCTATCGACCATACGTTCTCGAGCTAGCATCCGTATTGAATGATACGCGATTTCTATGGGATTATTTAGAATCCTAA